The Candidatus Micrarchaeia archaeon sequence TTAAACTTGAATCTCCTTCTTTGTTTTTCCATGCTAATTTAATATACCAATCTTCGTTTTCATCATCATCAACAGAATCACCATCTTCTAAGACTAAAACATCGGATAAAATAGCAATTTCAGCCCATTTTAAAGATGGAGTAAGACCTGAAGCTGTTTGATATACATGTACTCTAATTTCATCAGCTGGTCCCATACCAACTGTTTCACCAGGGTTTATTGAAGTCTGTTCAATATATGTTCCATTAGAATAATATAAAGATACAATTGCTGGATGAATGGAATCTGGGCCAGTTCCTACTGAAATATCATCTAATTGTAGATAATATTCAGATCCGTATAACAATCTTTCTCCAAATGAAATTACACCATAAGCTGCTTCTTTTGCTAAAGTTATTTCTCCACCAAATTCTCTATAATTTTCATTAGCTTGTGAACCTCCTTCAGCTGGTGGCTGCATATCTAATAAAATCCAGTTGTCCCCTAAAAATTGTATTTGTGGTCTTTCCATAATTGTTTCTTCTGAAGGTTCTCCTGTTCCAGTTCTTACACAATATGACCAGTCATCTGTTCCATTATCATCTTGGCAAACAGGAATTCCTATTTTTTCTTCTGTTCCTTCTTGAATAAATTTAATTGAATAAGTAGTAGAACGTATATCTAAATAAGGAGGCCCATCTGTTTCATACATGCTTTGTCCTTTTATCCAAATATTTTGTTTTTCAGTAAAATCATCACTTCCTATTGAAAATGAATAATCAAAAAGACCATCTATTTCTTCACTTCCATATCTTCTCATTAAATTAGGACCTTCGCATTCCCCAATCCCATTTGTAAATGGGCTATAATTTAAGTCAGTATCCAATCTGCATGTTAATTTATCGCTATCTCTATCTGCCCAGTCATTATCAATTAAATCATAAATCAAAAGGCCTGTTAGATTAGTGTCTGTTGGAGTTATTGAAGAACAGGGAGTTGCAGTTAAACAAATAGAACTTGGATTAGAAATATTACATATTAATTCTGAAGAGGGAGGAAATAAAACACTTCCAGAAGTTCCAGAATGAAGGATATCCATTGCATTATAACAAGATAATAAATTATCATGAAATTTAGCAGTTGCTCCTAAAGGTATATAAATTCCATAAAGAGTATTATGTGTTGCAGTTGTATTATAAAAAAAATTATTATTTCCTTCTATTTTAAATCCGATTGTATTATTATTTGCTGTTTCATTTTTAAACATGTTTCCTCTTGAATTTTTAATTATATATCCAATATCGTTTTCTTCAACAAAATTATAATTCAAATTATTAGATGCATATAAAGTACTTGTTAGATATGGGTTTTGAATAAATATTGCATTTTCTGTATTTTTAATATAATTCTTTGTTATATTATTTTTTTCTGCTTCAAATAAAGTAATTCCTGTGCCAATTCCATCAATTGAATTATTAATAAAACTAGAATTTTTTACAAAATTTACATTTAAACCCATTGAATTATTTATTAAAATATTATCTTTTATTGTATGATTATTTCCATCACCAGAAGAACCATTTCCATAAAAAGAAATCCCATATCTGTTTTTTAAAGCAATATTATTTTTAATTAATATATTAGAACTTCCATCAATACCTATACCTGAAAATCTATTATTTAACAAATAATTATTGAAAAGAGTAATATTTTCATTGTTTAATTTACTAGGGGTTTCTATTTTTATTCCATGGACAAAATTTGATATATCACAATTTTGAATTAATATATTTCTTAATGGTTGAACAGTGCTTGAAGAGATTTCACTTCCACCTGAAAGATTATTTTTTATTAAAATACCAATTCTATGATCAGAAGTTAGTAATGTTGGGGGGGTTACGTTTGAAGTTATACTAAATTGTTTACAATCTAATGTTACATTATTCGACTTAATAAAAATACAAATATCTGAAGAATATGAAGAAGAATGTACAATATCATTTCCTAATTCATAATTTCCTGGGGTTGTTATATTCATACAGTCACTAATAAGAATTGCTGTTGAAGGTCGTTCTCTTGCGCAAATGTTATTAATCCTCAATTCTTTATTATTTTTTAAATTTTCTTCATTTACTAAAACCCAGTAAGATGCGCCTGGTTCTAAAACATCCACATTTTGATATTTTCTATTTGCATCTAAAATATATGGGCCTGAATTTATTTGTTGTTTAATTAAATCTGTTTTTTGAATAGAATAAGGACCAGGTATTAAATACCAGCCAGCGCCATTATTTAATTCAAAAACATAATCTTCATTTTCACATGTTTTACATAAAGAAATTTCAAATTCTTCATTTGATTTAACAATATATCCTTTATTATCTTCCACTTGTTTAGTAATTTGATATTCATTTTTTTCATTTGAGTACTCATAAAAAGTTGCCTTTGCTAATATTTCTTTTTCAATTTCATCTGTTAATTCTGTTCCTTGTGGAAATGAAATAAAATTATCTCCTTTTTTTATTGAAATAATAAAAGAAGAATATCCTTCTGAACATTTATTCTCATTAGGTTTTGTGATTGTAGTTGGTTTTGAAATAGTATTAGAATCTATAATTGAATCTTGAGTTTTTATATTATTTGAAGAGATATCGGTATTTGATATTTTTTCATTGCTAACGGAATTCACTAAAAGATTTTTTTTATCAATTTGTCCTGCAAAAACAATAGATAAACAGAGCACAAACAAGATTAAACTAAATATTAGTAATTTTTTTATAAATTTCATAATTAATTTATATAATAAATATATATATTCTTTTGGTTTTTATTTTATTCAATATAGCGAACAAATTCGATGATTTTTGTTTAGTATATCGAACATTTTTATAATCTCAGCAAAATTTATGTCTATAATGTTAAATTGGTCGGAAATGCGACTAGTAATCAAATAAAGTATCTTGTTTTGGGCGCTTTGTTTTTTCTTTATTTAATTCTTCTCTAAATTCTATTTTACCAAAAACACCATCATAGCCTGGAATGACTGTTAAATTTTCATTTTGCGCTCTCCAAATTGCCTCTGAAATGTTTGAATTATCAGCTAAATCTAAATTTTCTTTTGAAGCAGTTAAAACTTTAAATTCAGTTCCAAAATATTTTACTAATTTGAAATATTCATCTTCAACTGCTTTAGTATTTTCTCCTTTGTTTAATACTTTAGCAATTATTTGTTTTAATGGAACTAAATGCTGAAAAGGAACAGCAGTTGATGGTTTTTTTCCAAGTTCTCTATCTGCTAAATCATCTACTCTGTGTAATACTCCCAATGTTAAAGGTTTTCTACAAACAGGACAAATATTATTATACTTCTTGCTTTCTGAGGGATTTAGAATAATATTACAAAGTCTGTGACCGTCAATATGGTATTTACCTTCTTCTGGATAAAATTCATATGTTTTGATAAGTCTATTTTTTTCATTTTTAGTTCTTAAAGCTTGTAAAATGTTTTTATATGATAAATTTTCTAATTCTAATAAGTTTAATTCTCTGCCTAATTTTTCAGGAGAATGACAATCTGAGTTTGATATTAAATTATATTTATCTAAAGCAGAAATTCTCCAAAGCATAGGTGGATCTGCACTTAAACCTGTTTCTAAAGCATGAATGTGTTTTGCTNNNNNNNNNNTGTCTGGTCTTCATAACAATCTTCTATTGAATCAAATCCTCCTTTAGAACCAAAAACTCCGAACCACGGCGTAAAACAATGCCCAGGGATGACTTCATTATCTTTTGAAATATTCATTATTGTTTCAACTAATTCAGGAGAACTGATTTTTAAAATTGGTCTTCCATCTGCTTTTAAATCGCATTTTTTTCCAAG is a genomic window containing:
- a CDS encoding endonuclease Q family protein, whose translation is AKHIHALETGLSADPPMLWRISALDKYNLISNSDCHSPEKLGRELNLLELENLSYKNILQALRTKNEKNRLIKTYEFYPEEGKYHIDGHRLCNIILNPSESKKYNNICPVCRKPLTLGVLHRVDDLADRELGKKPSTAVPFQHLVPLKQIIAKVLNKGENTKAVEDEYFKLVKYFGTEFKVLTASKENLDLADNSNISEAIWRAQNENLTVIPGYDGVFGKIEFREELNKEKTKRPKQDTLFDY